The following coding sequences are from one Ammospiza nelsoni isolate bAmmNel1 chromosome 5, bAmmNel1.pri, whole genome shotgun sequence window:
- the FEZF1 gene encoding fez family zinc finger protein 1: MDNSGNHTATKILATPPSRESLSARSNMISTPKPLAFSIERIMARTPEPRSIPVPQLLHGSVAKGDPKHPLHLNSSIPCMIPFVPVAYDTLPKAAVAGAEPRKAHLESSSSPSFSCGDLLNCALSLKGDFPRDALPLQQYKLVRPRVVNHSSFHAMGALCYFNRGDSPCHPSSSVNIHPVASYFLSSPLHPQPKAYLAERNKLVLPTVDKYPAGVAFKDLSQAQLQHYMKESAQILTEKIAYKTSEFSRGSPSSKPKVFTCEVCGKVFNAHYNLTRHMPVHTGARPFVCKVCGKGFRQASTLCRHKIIHTQEKPHKCNQCGKAFNRSSTLNTHTRIHAGYKPFVCEFCGKGFHQKGNYKNHKLTHSGEKQFKCNICNKAFHQVYNLTFHMHTHNDKKPFTCPTCGKGFCRNFDLKKHVRKLHDSALGLPRAPAELGGPEPPAPPGALLQGPPPLQP, translated from the exons ATGGACAATAGTGGCAACCACACGGCGACCAAAATCCTAGCGACTCCTCCGTCCAGAGAAAGCCTGTCTGCCAGGAGCAACATGATCAGCACGCCCAAGCCACTCGCCTTCTCCATTGAGCGCATCATGGCGCGGACTCCAGAGCCCCGCTCCATCCCCGTCCCGCAGCTCCTCCATGGCTCCGTGGCCAAAGGCGACCCCAAGCATCCGCTGCACCTCAACTCCTCCATCCCCTGCATGATCCCCTTTGTCCCGGTGGCGTACGATACCCTGCCCAAAGCAGCGGTGGCTGGAGCGGAACCCAGGAAGGCTCACTTAGAGTCCTCTTCCTCGCCCTCCTTTAGCTGCGGCGATCTCTTGAACTGTGCCCTGAGCTTGAAAGGAGATTTCCCCCGCGATGCCCTGCCCTTGCAGCAGTACAAACTGGTAAGACCCCGAGTGGTCAATCACTCCTCCTTCCACGCCATGGGAGCCCTGTGCTATTTCAACCGAGGCGACAGCCCCTGTCACCCGTCCTCCAGTGTCAACATCCACCCGGTGGCTTCTTATTTCCTCAGCTCTCCCTTGCACCCGCAGCCCAAGGCTTACCTGGCGGAGCGGAACAAGCTGGTGCTACCGACCGTGGACAAGTACCCGGCGGGGGTGGCCTTCAAGGACTTATCGCAGGCTCAGTTGCAGCACTACATGAAAGAAAGTGCTCAGATCCTCACGGAAAAAATCGCCTATAAGACGTCGGAGTTCAGCCGCGGCTCCCCGAGCAGCAAGCCCAAAGTTTTCACGTGTGAAGTTTGTGGAAAG gTATTTAATGCACATTATAATTTAACGCGCCATATGCCGGTGCACACGGGAGCCAGACCCTTTGTTTGCAAAGTTTGCGGGAAGGGCTTCAGACAGGCGAGCACGCTCTGCCGGCACAAGATCATCCACACCCAG GAAAAGCCACACAAGTGCAACCAGTGCGGCAAAGCTTTTAACCGGAGCTCGACCCTGAACACGCACACGCGAATACACGCCGGCTATAAACCATTTGTCTGTGAATTTTGTGGCAAAGGATTTCACCAGAAAG GCAATTACAAAAACCACAAGCTGACTCACAGCGGGGAGAAGCAGTTCAAGTGCAATATCTGCAACAAGGCTTTTCACCAGGTGTACAATCTGACCTTCCACATGCACACCCACAACGACAAGAAGCCCTTCACCTGCCCCACCTGCGGCAAAGGCTTCTGCAGGAACTTTGACCTCAAGAAGCACGTCCGTAAGCTGCATGACAGCGCCCTGGGACTGCCCCGGGCCCCCGCCGAGCTGGGGGGGCCGgagccgccggccccgcccgggGCGCTGCTGCAGGGCCCGCCGCCGCTGCAGCCGTga